In the genome of Chaetodon auriga isolate fChaAug3 chromosome 15, fChaAug3.hap1, whole genome shotgun sequence, one region contains:
- the LOC143332695 gene encoding immunoglobulin superfamily member 11: MPSFFGPQLAHRGREGCLSPCFLSAMGSSGRWMLWTLCVSFTALENVALRVTMRESSLKVVQGDFVVLPCSFFTSSPLSRLNVIWTLAPFSSPETPIQVIVYDHGQVIEDPALIGRVGFTGIPWSADIVLNDTRVSDAGIYRCMVNNPPETADPGIGELELSVLAPPSLPECQWDGDIDMGGSVTLSCSVAEGVPTPEIRWDKLSPEEIALPINMEGDLSGSVQIINVSSQTSGLYRCSATNVLGTENCYVNLSIYSTPDTSSGVLQGVLLTLSMCLVLLALLALVLWLHRTGQDGRWREGKEEEEERYNEIRYTPSLMKRSFV, encoded by the exons ATGCCTAGTTTTTTTGGCCCGCAGCTTGCACACAGGGGGAGAGAGGGCTGCCTCTCTCCGTGCTTCCTCTCAGCGATGGGCTCTTCTGGAAGATGGATGCTCTGGACCCTGTGTGTGAGTTTCACCGCTCTGGAGAACG TTGCACTCCGGGTAACCATGAGGGAATCCAGCCTAAAGGTGGTTCAGGGGGATTTCGTGGTCCTGCCCTgctccttcttcacctccaGCCCACTCTCCAGACTCAACGTCATCTGGACTCTGGCTCCCTTCTCCAGTCCAGAGACCCCAATACAG GTGATTGTGTACGACCATGGACAGGTGATCGAAGACCCAGCCCTCATTGGCAGGGTGGGTTTTACAG GTATTCCCTGGAGTGCAGACATTGTCCTGAATGACACACGCGTTTCAGATGCTGGCATTTACCGCTGCATGGTCAACAACCCGCCAGAGACGGCAGATCCCGGCATAGGAGAACTGGAGCTCAGTGTTCTGG CACCACCTTCGCTGCCTGAGTGCCAGTGGGATGGAGATATTGATATGGGAGGAAGTGTCACGCTGTCCTGCTCGGTGGCAGAGGGTGTCCCCACTCCAGAGATCCGCTGGGATAAACTGAGTCCAGAGGAAATCGCACTTCCCATCAACATGGAGg ggGATCTGTCAGGCTCCGTCCAGATTATCAACGTGTCCTCTCAGACGTCCGGCTTGTATCGCTGCTCTGCCACCAACGTCCTGGGAACAGAGAACTGCTACGTCAACCTGTCCATCTACAGCA ccccGGACACCTCCTCAGGCGTGCTGCAGGGTGTGCTGCTGACTTTGTCCATGTGCCTGGTGCTGCTGGCTCTGCTGGCGCTCGTGCTGTGGCTCCACCGCACGGGACAGGacgggaggtggagggagggcaaagaggaggaggaggagcgttACAATGAGATACGGTACACTCCGTCTCTGATGAAGCGCTCGTTCGTTTGA
- the dlat gene encoding dihydrolipoyllysine-residue acetyltransferase component of pyruvate dehydrogenase complex, mitochondrial, translating to MLRLILRLRPSAGLPCPRALPAGPAALGTRSVPGTGCLRRLHCGAGYRSMTLGSGFSHRGTLLRCPQLTGSCQSTRFYSLPPHQKVELPALSPTMQTGTIARWEKKEGEKINEGDLIAEVETDKATVGFEMLEECYLAKILVPEGTRDVNIGAVICITVDSPDLVPAFKDVTLDSIKAAGAGPSPAASAPPPPPPPPAAAPPAAPGSSYPTHMKITLPALSPTMTMGTVQRWEKKVGEKLSEGDLLAEIETDKATIGFEVQEEGYLAKIMVQEGTRDVPLGTPLCIIVEKESDIAAFKDYVETGVTEVSTPPPPPPPAPAAAPAAAAPSPAPAAAAPAAPRKGRVFASPLAKKLASEKGIDLAQVSGSGPDGRITKKDIDTFVPPKAAPAVAAAPTPAAAPAAPAPAPAGTFTDIPISNIRKVIAQRLMQSKQTIPHYYLSVDVNMDQVLQLRQELNAEVKAQNIKLSVNDFIIKASALACLKVPECNSSWLDTVIRQNHVVDVSVAVSTASGLITPIVFNAHTKGLATISSDVGVLAAKARDGKLQPHEFQGGTFTISNLGMFGVKNFSAIINPPQSCILAVGGSEKRLIPADNEKGFDVANMMSVTLSCDHRVVDGAVGAQWLAEFRKFLEKPVTMLL from the exons ATGCTTCGTCTGATCCTGCGGCTCAGGCCGTCCGCTGGGCTCCCCTGTCCCCGTGCCCTCCCGGCCGGGCCTGCTGCGCTCGGCACCCGCTCCGTGCCCGGAACCGGCTGTCTGCGGCGGCTTCACTGCGGAGCGGGGTACCGCTCCATGACTTTGGGCTCCGGCTTCAGCCACAGAGGGACTCTGCTGCGGTGTCCCCAGCTGACAGGCAGCTGTCAGAGCACGCGATTCTACAGCCTGCCGCCGCACCAGAAG GTGGAGCTCCCCGCATTGTCACCCACCATGCAGACAGGAACCATCGCTCGTtgggagaagaaggagggagagaaaattaATGAGGGTGACCTTATAGCTGAG GTGGAGACCGACAAGGCCACTGTTGGTTTTGAGATGCTCGAGGAGTGCTATCTGGCAAAAATCCTGGTTCCTGAAGGCACCAGAGATGTCAACATTGGAGCAGTGATCTGCATCACGGTTGACAG CCCTGACCTCGTCCCAGCCTTTAAGGACGTGACGCTGGACTCAATCAAAGCAGCTGGTGCCGGTCCCTctccagctgcctctgctcctcctcctcctcctcctcctcctgctgctgctcctcctgcagccccGGGCAGCTCTTACCCGACACACATGAAG ATCACGCTTCCTGCCCTGTCTCCCACCATGACGATGGGAACAGTGCAGCGCTGGGAGAAGAAGGTCGGAGAGAAGCTGAGTGAAGGAGATCTGCTGGCTGAGATCGAGACTGACAAGGCGACCATCG gctttgaggtgcaggaggagggaTATTTGGCCAAAATCATGGTACAAGAGGGCACTCGGGATGTTCCCCTGGGAACGCCACTCTGCATCATTGTAGAGAAAGAAAGTGACATCGCTGCTTTCAAGGATTATGTAGAGACTGGGGTGACAGAGGTTtccaccccacctccacctccacctccagcaccG GCTGCAGCTCCGGCTGCTGCAGCACCCAGTCCTGCTCCTGCAGCCGCCGCCCCTGCAGCACCCAGGAAGGGTCGTGTGTTTGCCAGCCCGCTCGCCAAGAAACTCGCCAGTGAGAAAGGCATTGACCTGGCACAGGTCAGCG GCTCTGGTCCAGATGGACGCATCACCAAGAAAGATATTGACACCTTTGTTCCACCAAAGGCTGCACCT GCCGTAGCTGCTGCTCCCACTCCAGCCgcagctccagctgctcctgcacCTGCACCAGCCGGGACCTTCACAGACATCCCTATCAGCAACATCCGCAAg GTGATCGCTCAGAGGTTGATGCAGTCCAAGCAAACCATCCCCCACTATTATCTGTCTGTAGATGTCAACATGGACCAAGTGCTTCAGCTTCGGCAAGAACTTAATGCT gaagtgaaagCCCAGAATATCAAGCTTAGTGTGAATGACTTCATCATCAAAGCCAGCGCTCTGGCCTGCCTCAAGGTTCCCGAGTGCAACTCCTCCTGGTTGGACACGGTCATCCGCCA GAATCATGTGGTGGACGTGAGCGTAGCAGTGAGCACAGCCAGTGGCCTCATCACGCCCATCGTGTTTAacgcacacaccaaaggacTGGCGACCATCAGCTCCGATGTCGGGGTTCTGGCTGCTAAAGCGAGAGACGGCAAACTGCAGCCACACGAGTTCCAG GGAGGCACATTCACAATCTCCAATCTGGGGATGTTTGGTGTCAAGAACTTCTCAGCGATAATCAACCCTCCTCAGTCCTGTATCCTCGCCGTCGGCGGCTCAGAGAAACGGTTGATACCTGCTGATAATGAGAAAGG GTTTGACGTAGCCAACATGATGTCGGTGACGCTGAGCTGCGACCACAGGGTGGTGGACGGGGCGGTCGGCGCGCAGTGGCTCGCCGAGTTCCGCAAGTTCCTGGAGAAACCCGTCACCATGCTGTTGTGA